In Nonomuraea muscovyensis, one genomic interval encodes:
- a CDS encoding phospholipase D family protein, protein MSTADLAEWFLTAEERDNPSTRLLPWTTGNLVRPLVHGATYFAELRACLERLGPRDLLLFADWRGDPDERLTDDGPAVGRALAQAARRGALVRGLIWRSHLDALRFSAAENRHLGEDVEAAGGQALLDTRVRPGGSHHQKFVVLRHRRDPAGDVAFVGGIDLCHSRRDDARHVGDPQAAPMPHVYGERPPWHDAQAAIRGPAVAEVEKVFRERWDDPAPETRQPFRRLRDRLEQMDDVPPLPPPGPAPGPVGTHAVQLLRTYPSRRSPYPFAPRGERSVARAYHKVLGRASRIVYLEDQYLWSTEVIEPFAEALEREPELRMIVVVPRHPDQDGWLASPASLIGRSEALARLREAGGDRVGVYDLENEAGTPVYVHAKVCVVDDVWATVGSDNINLRSWTYDSELSCAVVDEEPDPRLPAGGRVFARRLRIALAAEHLGRDPADDGDDLCDPKAAFEAFAECAARLESWHRDGCRGPRPRGRLRPHAGPELGRLRKLLALPLYRIAVDPDGRPADLRRSGTF, encoded by the coding sequence ATGAGCACCGCGGACCTGGCAGAGTGGTTCCTCACCGCTGAGGAGCGCGACAACCCGTCGACCCGGCTGCTGCCCTGGACGACGGGCAACCTGGTGCGCCCGCTCGTCCACGGCGCCACCTACTTCGCCGAGCTGCGCGCCTGCCTGGAGCGGCTGGGTCCGCGCGACCTGCTGCTGTTCGCCGACTGGCGGGGCGACCCCGACGAGCGGCTCACCGACGACGGGCCCGCCGTGGGGCGCGCGCTGGCGCAGGCGGCCCGCAGGGGAGCGCTGGTCAGGGGGCTGATCTGGCGCTCGCACCTCGACGCGCTGCGCTTCAGCGCCGCCGAGAACCGGCACCTCGGCGAGGACGTCGAGGCCGCGGGCGGCCAGGCCCTGCTCGACACCCGGGTCCGGCCGGGCGGCTCCCACCACCAGAAGTTCGTCGTGCTGCGCCACCGCCGTGACCCGGCCGGGGACGTGGCGTTCGTCGGCGGTATCGACCTGTGCCACAGCCGCCGCGACGACGCCCGGCACGTGGGCGACCCCCAGGCGGCTCCTATGCCCCACGTGTACGGCGAGCGGCCGCCCTGGCACGACGCGCAGGCGGCCATCCGGGGTCCGGCCGTCGCCGAGGTGGAGAAGGTCTTCCGCGAACGCTGGGACGACCCCGCTCCCGAGACCCGCCAGCCGTTCAGACGGCTGCGCGACCGCCTGGAGCAGATGGACGACGTGCCGCCGCTGCCGCCGCCGGGGCCCGCCCCCGGCCCGGTCGGCACGCACGCCGTGCAACTGCTGCGGACCTATCCCAGCCGGCGCAGCCCCTACCCGTTCGCGCCGCGAGGGGAGCGCAGCGTGGCTCGGGCGTACCACAAGGTGCTGGGCCGGGCGAGCAGGATCGTCTACCTGGAGGACCAGTACCTGTGGTCCACCGAGGTGATCGAGCCGTTCGCCGAGGCGCTGGAGCGCGAGCCCGAGCTCCGCATGATCGTCGTGGTGCCGCGCCACCCCGACCAGGACGGCTGGCTCGCCTCGCCGGCCAGCCTCATCGGCAGGAGCGAGGCGCTGGCCAGGCTGCGCGAGGCCGGTGGCGACCGGGTCGGCGTCTACGACCTGGAGAACGAGGCGGGCACCCCGGTGTACGTGCACGCCAAGGTGTGCGTGGTGGACGACGTGTGGGCGACGGTCGGCTCCGACAACATCAACCTGCGGTCGTGGACGTACGACTCCGAGCTGAGCTGCGCGGTCGTGGACGAGGAGCCCGACCCCCGCCTGCCCGCCGGTGGGCGGGTCTTCGCCCGGCGGCTGCGGATCGCGCTCGCGGCCGAGCACCTGGGCCGTGACCCGGCGGACGACGGCGACGACCTGTGCGACCCGAAGGCCGCGTTCGAGGCGTTCGCCGAGTGCGCCGCGCGGCTGGAGAGCTGGCACCGCGACGGCTGCCGGGGACCCCGGCCGCGGGGCCGGCTGCGGCCGCACGCCGGACCGGAGCTGGGACGGCTGCGCAAGCTGCTGGCCCTGCCGCTGTACCGGATCGCCGTCGACCCGGACGGCCGCCCCGCCGACCTGCGCCGGTCAGGCACCTTCTGA
- a CDS encoding xanthine dehydrogenase family protein molybdopterin-binding subunit: MDDRGDERAPGRHDDGPDGQRDERPDGQRDERRDERRDGQRHVGARTPRREDARLLTGRARYVGNVRLPGTAHAVVVRSPIAHGRLTRCDPKDVWTVEGVLDVIIPADAEGMRLPCVTLGLGQLQTSYPVLDEAIRYVGQPLALVVARTPEAAADAARLVDLDFEELPAVVGVERALADGAPLLHPDWGTNVVTDSVLGDPDCEEAVAGAEHVVELAFSIGRASPHPIEPRGVVASFTDGELTIRTSTQAPHHVRDHAAEALGLTHDRVRVVTGDAGGGFGGKEHLYPDEALVCLAATRLGVPVAWTESPGDRLVATLPARAAVHRARLALDGTGRFVALHADVVGDLGAHPSNVGISPFAVTAVTLPGPYRFDRAGARLRGVVTTTTPTGSYRGFGQPEATFTRERLIDEAARRLGIDPVELRLRNLLGPDELPCTTRTWQPYDSGDYPRALRVLRDLVRPVSRDDGRRRGIGFSCHVESTGLGPSMEMKAMGMLAGGFETAVLRMEPDASVVVASGVAGIGQGIETALAQLAADRVGVELDRVRVVLGDTAVTPYSSIGSIASRSLAVGGGALIQAAARLREKILAIAAHRLEAAPGDLEIAGAAVRVKGDPRASLTLREIATSAWRGWDLPEGASPGLEERATYDPSSSTYAYGAHAAAVAVDPETGAVEVEGYWVVNDAGVMVNPAIVEGQLRGAVAQGIGMALTEEIVYTGDGQPVTDYLLPTTREVPGIHVVTLETASPVTPGGMKGVGEAGTIGPPAAIGNAVAAALPEIADRVTRTPLTPETVWRLLRNAGAQPG; this comes from the coding sequence ATGGATGACCGTGGAGACGAGCGCGCCCCGGGACGACACGACGACGGGCCGGACGGGCAGCGGGACGAGCGGCCGGACGGGCAGCGGGACGAGCGGCGGGACGAGCGGCGGGACGGGCAGCGGCACGTGGGTGCGCGCACGCCGCGCAGGGAGGACGCCCGGCTGCTCACCGGCCGGGCGAGGTACGTCGGCAACGTCCGCCTGCCCGGCACGGCCCACGCCGTGGTGGTCCGCAGCCCCATCGCCCACGGGCGGCTGACCCGCTGCGACCCCAAGGACGTCTGGACCGTCGAAGGGGTGCTCGACGTCATCATCCCGGCCGACGCCGAGGGGATGCGGCTGCCCTGCGTCACGCTCGGCCTCGGCCAGCTCCAGACCTCCTATCCGGTGCTGGACGAGGCCATCCGCTACGTGGGCCAGCCGCTCGCCCTGGTCGTCGCCCGGACACCGGAGGCCGCCGCCGACGCCGCCCGGCTGGTGGATCTCGACTTCGAGGAGCTGCCCGCGGTCGTCGGCGTGGAGCGGGCCCTGGCGGACGGCGCGCCGCTGCTCCACCCGGACTGGGGCACCAACGTGGTCACCGACTCCGTCCTCGGCGACCCCGACTGCGAGGAGGCCGTCGCCGGCGCCGAACACGTCGTCGAACTGGCCTTCTCCATCGGACGGGCCTCGCCGCACCCGATCGAGCCGCGCGGCGTCGTCGCCTCGTTCACCGACGGGGAGCTGACGATCCGCACGTCCACGCAGGCGCCGCACCATGTGCGCGACCACGCGGCCGAGGCGCTCGGTCTCACGCACGACCGGGTGCGGGTCGTCACCGGCGACGCCGGAGGCGGGTTCGGCGGCAAGGAGCATCTCTACCCGGACGAGGCGCTGGTCTGCCTGGCCGCGACGCGCCTGGGCGTCCCGGTGGCCTGGACCGAGTCGCCGGGCGACCGCCTGGTCGCCACACTGCCCGCCCGCGCCGCCGTGCACCGGGCGCGGCTCGCGCTGGACGGGACCGGGCGGTTCGTGGCGCTGCACGCCGACGTGGTCGGCGACCTCGGCGCGCACCCGTCCAACGTGGGCATCTCACCGTTCGCGGTGACCGCCGTGACGCTGCCCGGGCCGTACCGGTTCGACCGGGCGGGTGCGCGGCTGCGCGGCGTCGTCACGACGACCACGCCGACCGGCTCCTACCGGGGGTTCGGCCAGCCGGAGGCCACCTTCACCCGGGAACGGCTCATCGACGAGGCGGCGCGCCGGCTCGGTATCGACCCGGTCGAGCTGCGGCTGCGCAACCTGCTCGGCCCGGACGAACTGCCCTGCACCACCCGCACCTGGCAGCCCTACGACTCCGGCGACTACCCGCGCGCCCTGCGCGTCCTGCGCGACCTGGTCAGGCCCGTCTCCCGGGACGACGGGCGGCGGCGCGGGATCGGCTTCTCCTGTCACGTCGAGTCGACCGGGCTCGGGCCGTCCATGGAGATGAAGGCCATGGGGATGCTGGCGGGCGGCTTCGAGACCGCGGTGCTGCGGATGGAACCGGACGCCTCGGTCGTCGTCGCCTCCGGTGTCGCGGGGATCGGCCAGGGCATCGAGACGGCCCTCGCCCAGCTCGCCGCCGACCGGGTCGGGGTGGAGCTGGACCGGGTCCGGGTCGTGCTGGGCGACACGGCGGTCACGCCGTACTCCTCGATCGGCTCGATCGCCAGCCGGTCGCTGGCGGTCGGAGGCGGGGCGCTCATCCAGGCGGCGGCCCGGCTGCGCGAGAAGATCCTGGCCATCGCCGCCCACCGGCTCGAAGCGGCGCCCGGCGACCTGGAGATCGCCGGCGCGGCCGTACGGGTGAAGGGCGACCCGCGCGCCTCGCTGACCCTGCGGGAGATCGCCACGTCGGCGTGGCGCGGGTGGGACCTGCCCGAGGGCGCCTCGCCCGGCCTGGAGGAACGCGCCACCTACGACCCCTCGTCGTCCACCTACGCCTACGGCGCGCACGCGGCGGCCGTGGCCGTCGACCCGGAGACCGGGGCCGTGGAGGTGGAGGGCTACTGGGTGGTCAACGACGCCGGCGTGATGGTGAACCCGGCCATCGTCGAGGGCCAGCTCCGCGGCGCGGTCGCGCAGGGCATCGGCATGGCGCTGACCGAGGAGATCGTCTACACCGGCGACGGGCAGCCTGTCACCGACTACCTCCTGCCGACCACCCGCGAGGTCCCCGGCATCCACGTCGTGACCCTGGAGACCGCCTCGCCCGTCACCCCGGGCGGCATGAAGGGCGTCGGCGAGGCCGGCACCATCGGCCCGCCCGCGGCCATCGGCAACGCCGTCGCCGCCGCCCTGCCCGAGATCGCCGACCGGGTCACCCGCACGCCGCTGACGCCGGAGACCGTCTGGCGCCTGCTGAGGAATGCCGGAGCCCAGCCCGGGTAG
- a CDS encoding SDR family NAD(P)-dependent oxidoreductase, with protein sequence MGTLDGRVALITGAGRGIGREEALLFAAEGASVVVNDPGVAADGSGGDDGVAAAVVAEITARGGRAVASTDSVADWDGARRMVATAVEAFGDLHVVVNNAAIERNAPLVALALADFDDVLAVKLKGTFAVSHWAARHWRSRFEEGDRTDRAIVNTASGSGLLNPLPTQTSYAAGNAAVAAMTVVGALELRRYGVRVNCVSPSMVRTRLTTGVPGIQEPPSGGFDAQHPATTAPLAAYLAAADCPLTGQVLSIRGGSVAVNHGWSRGARAEKDGPWDVAGLAEALPGLPMDDPFDKLAEALGGAFGITDRDQVLRLVDQTLDRSLDEAHTRGHG encoded by the coding sequence ATGGGAACACTGGACGGGCGCGTCGCCCTCATCACCGGCGCGGGACGCGGCATCGGCCGGGAGGAGGCGCTGCTGTTCGCCGCCGAGGGAGCGAGCGTGGTGGTCAACGACCCGGGCGTGGCCGCCGACGGCAGCGGCGGCGACGACGGCGTGGCCGCCGCCGTGGTCGCCGAGATCACCGCCCGCGGCGGGCGGGCCGTGGCCAGCACCGACAGCGTGGCCGACTGGGACGGCGCCCGCCGGATGGTGGCCACGGCCGTCGAGGCGTTCGGCGACCTGCACGTCGTAGTCAACAACGCCGCCATCGAACGCAACGCGCCCCTGGTCGCCCTCGCCCTGGCCGACTTCGACGACGTGCTGGCCGTCAAGCTGAAGGGCACCTTCGCGGTCAGCCACTGGGCCGCGCGCCACTGGCGGTCCCGCTTCGAGGAGGGCGACCGCACAGACAGGGCCATCGTCAACACCGCCTCCGGCTCCGGCCTGCTCAACCCGCTGCCCACCCAGACCTCGTACGCCGCGGGCAACGCCGCCGTCGCCGCCATGACCGTCGTCGGCGCCCTCGAACTGCGCAGGTACGGCGTGCGGGTCAACTGCGTCTCGCCGTCCATGGTGCGGACCCGGCTCACCACGGGCGTGCCCGGCATCCAGGAGCCGCCCTCCGGCGGCTTCGACGCCCAGCACCCGGCCACCACCGCGCCCCTCGCGGCCTACCTGGCCGCCGCGGACTGCCCTCTCACCGGGCAGGTGCTGTCGATCCGCGGCGGCTCGGTGGCGGTCAACCACGGGTGGTCGCGCGGTGCACGGGCCGAGAAGGACGGCCCGTGGGACGTGGCCGGGCTCGCCGAGGCGCTGCCCGGTCTGCCGATGGACGACCCGTTCGACAAGCTCGCCGAGGCGCTCGGCGGGGCGTTCGGCATCACCGACCGCGACCAGGTCCTGCGGCTCGTGGACCAGACGCTGGACCGGTCCCTGGACGAGGCTCACACTCGAGGTCATGGATGA
- a CDS encoding TetR/AcrR family transcriptional regulator produces the protein MNEGLRERKKNRTRQALVDAAVRLFEERGFDAVTTADIAAAADVSPRTFFLHFAAKEDVLFAHSEMRVDLGLRTLAERAAGEPPGTVLARAMERMIVDSWGADLTSGLAALRVRLAASAPALRARLVQRFAGAQHDLAAALLAAYPEELDTVTAAALVGAQVGAVGAAAVASLDRGDAPGEVRDAMLLAAALAAGSTGTRASAPRPSPRRTAPG, from the coding sequence ATGAACGAGGGGTTGCGGGAACGCAAGAAGAACCGCACGCGGCAGGCGCTGGTGGACGCCGCCGTGCGGCTGTTCGAGGAGCGGGGGTTCGACGCGGTGACGACCGCCGACATCGCCGCGGCGGCGGACGTCTCACCGCGCACGTTCTTCCTGCACTTCGCGGCCAAGGAGGACGTGCTGTTCGCCCACTCCGAGATGCGCGTCGACCTCGGGCTGCGGACGCTCGCCGAGCGGGCGGCCGGCGAGCCGCCGGGCACGGTGCTGGCGCGCGCGATGGAGCGGATGATCGTCGACAGCTGGGGCGCCGACCTGACCAGCGGGCTGGCGGCGCTGCGGGTGCGGCTCGCCGCCTCGGCCCCGGCGCTGCGGGCGAGGCTGGTGCAGCGTTTCGCCGGCGCGCAGCACGACCTGGCCGCGGCCCTGCTGGCGGCCTACCCGGAGGAGCTGGACACGGTCACGGCCGCCGCCCTGGTGGGCGCCCAGGTGGGCGCGGTGGGCGCCGCCGCCGTGGCCAGCCTGGACCGCGGTGACGCGCCCGGCGAGGTGCGCGACGCCATGCTGCTGGCCGCCGCCCTGGCCGCGGGCTCTACCGGGACGCGCGCCAGCGCGCCACGACCTTCTCCACGTCGTACGGCACCAGGTTGA
- a CDS encoding DnaJ family domain-containing protein → MTERKPLGTNFESWIDRQIREAEERGEFDDLPGKGKPLPDLDKPYDEMWWIKQKMRSEGLSMPLPPTLALRKEAEEALEEAARARSESEARRIVEDVNDRIREAIRTGLAGPPLNLVPYDVEKVVARWRASR, encoded by the coding sequence GTGACCGAACGCAAGCCGCTGGGTACGAACTTCGAGTCGTGGATCGACCGGCAGATCCGCGAGGCGGAGGAGCGCGGCGAGTTCGACGACCTGCCGGGCAAGGGCAAGCCGCTGCCCGACCTCGACAAGCCGTACGACGAGATGTGGTGGATCAAGCAGAAGATGCGCAGCGAGGGCCTGTCCATGCCGCTGCCGCCGACGCTCGCGCTGCGCAAGGAGGCCGAAGAGGCGCTGGAGGAGGCGGCCCGGGCCCGGTCCGAGAGCGAGGCGCGGCGCATCGTCGAGGACGTCAACGACCGGATCCGCGAGGCGATCAGGACGGGCCTGGCGGGCCCGCCGCTCAACCTGGTGCCGTACGACGTGGAGAAGGTCGTGGCGCGCTGGCGCGCGTCCCGGTAG
- a CDS encoding LCP family protein: MRSGLTQAPPRHVPAHRRPREPRRWAWWLVTAVAALVLLVATTMVIVYARLTGNVRHIDVTGADLGAARPAKMASTALNVLIVGSDRRDGGNSRYGRLAGERTDTIMLAHLSSGRDNAMVVSFPRDSLVRLPACQARDGLPGQQPHLGMINESFNSGGIACTWKTVETLTGIRIDHFVKVDFSGFTSMVDAVGGVEVCLPEPVHDAKALLHLPAGRQTLNGEQALGYVRARYSFGDGSDIGRIQRQQMFIASMVKKVMSGETLTDPARLLGFLDAGTKAVTTDPALTPGVMKDLALSLRGLNAGRIRFITTPWHYSLTHPGRVEWVQPQADRLFELVARDRDPGEVEGGQTTVPRSQVQVELRNGTYQAGLGTQVAALLEQRGYHVTKVGDTTRKPYAKTLVYYSPNGEARVPTLTKDLVAATPAAVPQAATSRLVLVLGDDWAGLKPLRTGDTEAVKGFDATHDTCATS, translated from the coding sequence GTGAGAAGCGGGCTGACCCAGGCGCCGCCCAGGCACGTGCCCGCTCACCGGCGCCCGCGCGAGCCCCGGCGCTGGGCGTGGTGGCTGGTCACGGCCGTGGCGGCCCTCGTCCTCCTGGTCGCGACCACGATGGTGATCGTCTACGCCAGGCTGACCGGCAACGTCAGGCACATCGACGTGACCGGAGCCGACCTCGGCGCGGCCCGCCCGGCCAAGATGGCGAGCACGGCGCTCAACGTGCTGATCGTCGGCTCCGACCGGCGCGACGGCGGGAACTCCAGGTACGGCCGCCTCGCCGGCGAGCGCACCGACACGATCATGCTCGCGCACCTGTCGTCCGGCCGCGACAACGCGATGGTGGTCAGCTTCCCCCGCGACTCGCTGGTGCGGCTGCCCGCCTGCCAGGCCCGCGACGGCCTGCCGGGCCAGCAGCCCCACCTCGGCATGATCAACGAGTCGTTCAACTCCGGCGGCATCGCCTGCACCTGGAAGACCGTCGAGACGCTCACCGGCATCCGCATCGACCACTTCGTCAAGGTGGACTTCAGCGGCTTCACGAGCATGGTGGACGCCGTCGGCGGCGTCGAGGTGTGCCTGCCCGAGCCGGTGCACGACGCCAAGGCGCTGCTCCACCTGCCGGCCGGACGCCAGACGCTGAACGGCGAGCAGGCCCTCGGCTACGTCCGAGCCCGCTACAGCTTCGGCGACGGCTCCGACATCGGGCGCATCCAGCGGCAGCAGATGTTCATCGCGTCGATGGTGAAGAAGGTGATGAGCGGCGAGACGCTCACCGACCCGGCCCGGCTGCTCGGCTTCCTCGACGCGGGCACCAAGGCCGTCACCACCGACCCGGCACTGACCCCCGGGGTGATGAAGGACCTGGCGCTGAGCCTGCGCGGCCTGAACGCCGGGCGCATCCGCTTCATCACCACCCCGTGGCACTACTCCCTGACGCATCCCGGCCGGGTGGAATGGGTCCAGCCACAGGCCGACCGGCTGTTCGAGCTGGTCGCCCGGGACCGCGACCCGGGCGAGGTCGAGGGCGGCCAGACCACCGTCCCCCGCTCCCAGGTGCAGGTGGAGCTGCGCAACGGCACCTACCAGGCGGGCCTCGGCACGCAGGTGGCCGCCCTGCTCGAACAGCGCGGCTACCACGTCACCAAGGTCGGCGACACGACGCGCAAGCCGTACGCGAAGACGCTGGTCTACTACTCGCCGAACGGCGAGGCCCGCGTCCCCACCCTCACCAAGGACCTGGTCGCCGCCACCCCGGCGGCCGTCCCGCAGGCCGCCACCAGCCGCCTGGTGCTGGTCCTCGGCGACGACTGGGCCGGGCTCAAGCCGCTGCGCACCGGCGACACCGAGGCCGTCAAGGGCTTCGACGCCACCCACGACACCTGCGCCACCTCGTAG
- a CDS encoding MFS transporter, translating to MEARDPRRWLILVVLCLSTLVLVVDNMVLAVAIPALAADLGATAQDTQWILDSYILVFAGLLLTAGSLSDRFGRRRVMVVGLVLFGAASVAAAHAADPAQLIVARTAMGVGGALIMPSTLSILITVFHDDERRKAMAAWSAVAMLGLVGGPVLGGVLIAWFWWGAVFLINVPIAVLAIVAALVLMPESKGPWSKPDPLGAILSVVGMTALVWTIIELPAHGLTHPSTLTTLLLAAAALATFVVWELRTSHPMVPLALFRDRTFSGGSLSLTLVQIGNGGLLLVLTQYLQFVLGYTPTQAGLAFIPMAVASLTFNTLGATLGARIGNRAMIVTGLAVMAAGFALLATLGPADGLLVCVLALFVLGAGGGTAMPAAVSALMGRVPAAHAGVGSALNDTIQQMGAALGIAVLGSVLSGTYAAALPASAPGRARLSIGDALALGDPGIARAARDAFTTAMSSAFVISAAGVLAAAALAFFVLRDRPAGTAPAGMPGAEHAGAPVS from the coding sequence ATGGAAGCGCGAGACCCACGCCGGTGGCTGATCCTGGTGGTGCTCTGCCTGAGCACGCTGGTGCTCGTCGTCGACAACATGGTCCTGGCGGTGGCGATCCCGGCGCTGGCCGCCGACCTGGGCGCCACCGCCCAGGACACCCAGTGGATCCTCGACTCCTACATCCTGGTGTTCGCCGGGCTGCTGCTGACGGCCGGCAGCCTGTCCGACCGGTTCGGCCGCCGGCGCGTCATGGTGGTGGGTCTGGTGTTGTTCGGCGCGGCCTCGGTGGCGGCCGCCCACGCCGCCGACCCGGCCCAGCTCATCGTCGCGCGGACCGCGATGGGTGTGGGCGGGGCGCTGATCATGCCGAGCACGCTGTCGATCCTCATCACCGTGTTCCACGACGACGAGCGGCGCAAGGCGATGGCCGCCTGGAGCGCCGTCGCCATGCTCGGCCTGGTCGGAGGCCCGGTTCTGGGCGGCGTGCTGATCGCGTGGTTCTGGTGGGGCGCCGTCTTCCTGATCAACGTGCCCATCGCGGTCCTGGCCATCGTCGCCGCGCTCGTGCTGATGCCCGAGTCGAAGGGGCCGTGGAGCAAGCCCGACCCGCTGGGCGCGATCCTGTCAGTGGTCGGCATGACCGCCCTGGTCTGGACGATCATCGAACTGCCCGCGCACGGCCTCACGCACCCGAGCACGCTGACCACCCTGCTGCTGGCTGCCGCCGCCCTGGCCACCTTCGTGGTGTGGGAACTGCGCACGTCGCACCCGATGGTGCCGCTGGCCCTGTTCCGCGACCGGACGTTCAGTGGCGGCAGCCTCTCCCTCACCCTCGTGCAGATCGGGAACGGCGGGCTGCTGCTCGTCCTCACCCAGTACCTGCAGTTCGTGCTCGGCTACACGCCCACCCAGGCCGGGCTGGCCTTCATCCCGATGGCGGTGGCCTCGCTCACCTTCAACACCCTCGGCGCCACGCTGGGCGCCAGGATCGGCAACCGCGCGATGATCGTCACCGGGCTGGCCGTGATGGCGGCCGGGTTCGCGCTGCTCGCCACCCTCGGTCCCGCCGACGGGCTCCTCGTCTGCGTCCTCGCGCTCTTCGTGCTCGGCGCCGGAGGTGGCACCGCGATGCCCGCCGCCGTCTCCGCCCTGATGGGCAGGGTGCCGGCCGCGCACGCCGGTGTCGGCTCGGCGCTCAACGACACCATCCAGCAGATGGGTGCGGCCCTCGGCATCGCCGTCCTGGGCAGCGTCCTGTCCGGCACGTACGCCGCCGCGCTGCCCGCGAGCGCCCCCGGCCGGGCCAGGCTGTCGATCGGTGACGCTCTCGCGCTCGGCGACCCCGGCATCGCCCGCGCCGCCCGCGACGCCTTCACCACCGCCATGTCCTCCGCCTTCGTGATCAGCGCCGCCGGGGTTCTCGCCGCCGCCGCCCTGGCCTTCTTCGTCCTGCGCGACCGGCCGGCCGGGACCGCGCCGGCCGGCATGCCCGGTGCCGAGCACGCCGGCGCCCCGGTCTCCTGA